AGATGTCAGCCGAAGGCATTCCCCAAATTGCCTGTGTGATGGGCAGTTGTACCGCCGGTGGGGCTTACGTCCCGGCCATGAGTGATGAAGTCGTGATTGTGAAGGGCAATGGCACCATCTTTCTCGGTGGGCCACCGCTGGTCAAGGCAGCTACCGGCGAAGAGGTAACTGCTGAAGAACTGGGTGGGGCCGATGTTCATACCCGTATCTCTGGGGTGGCCGACTATTTTGCCAACGATGATCGCGAGGCGTTGGCGATTGTCCGCGACATCGTTGCCCATTTGGGGCCGCGCCAGCGAGCAAATTGGGAATTGCGTGATCCGGAGCCGCCGCGTTACGATCCACGGGAAATCTATGGCATCCTACCGCGCGATTTTCGCCAGAGCTACGATGTGCGCGAAGTAATTGCCCGGATTGTGGATGGCAGCCGCTTGCACGAATTCAAGACGCGCTACGGCACCACGCTGGTTTGCGGCTTTGCCCATATCGAGGGCTTCCCGGTTGGGATTCTCGCCAACAACGGCATTCTCTTCAGCGAAAGTGCTCTCAAGGGTGCTCATTTTATCGAGCTGTGTTGTGCGCGCAATATTCCACTTGTCTTCCTGCAAAACATCACCGGCTTTATGGTCGGCAAGCAGTATGAGAATGGCGGTATCGCGAAAGATGGCGCTAAATTGGTGACGGCTGTCAGTTGTGCGAATGTGCCAAAGTTTACCGTGATTATCGGCGGTAGCTTTGGTGCCGGTAATTATGGTATGTGCGGGCGCGCTTATCAGCCCCGCCAGCTCTGGATGTGGCCGAACGCGCGCATTAGCGTGATGGGTGGAACGCAGGCTGCGAATGTCCTCCTCACTATCCGACGTGACAATCTGCGTGCTCGTGGTCAGGACATGACCCCTGAAGAGCAAGAACGCTTCATGGCGCCGATTCTGGCTAAATATGAGCAGGAGGGGCATCCGTATTATGCCAGTGCCCGGCTCTGGGATGACGGAGTGATTGACCCGGTAGAGACGCGGCGCGTGCTGGCGTTGGGACTGGCGGCTGCCGCCGAAGCGCCGGTGCAACCGACCCGTTTCGGCGTCTTTCGCATGTAGGTCTGCCATGACACCTTTACGCATCGTGACCGGAATTGCCGTGATCTGGCTGATATTTGATCCGCAGCCGGTCGTTGGCTTTGTGGCCTACACCCTGATAGGTCTCCAGGTCATAGGCTGGTTCTGGCCACGCATTGCCCGTAACCAGATCACCTGGCAACGGTGTGCACCTCTGGCGCTGGCACCCGATGAGGTAGCCGAGGTCGAGATTCACGTGACCTACCGTGGCTGGTTGCCGTTACCATACCTGGTGGTGCGGGAGGACATTCCGGTTATGCTAGGTAATGTCCCCCGCCGGGAATGGGTGCTGAGCCTCTGGCCCGGCCAGAGGCATACCCTGCGCTACCCGATTCAATGCCGTCAGCGTGGTCTCTACTGGTTGGGGCCACTCAGCCTGCGGATTGGCTCGGTGTTTGAGCAGAATGAGATTCAGCTTACTGAACAGCAACCAACACCAATCACTGTCACCCCGGCAGTCGTTTCGTTGCGCTTGCTTCATCTGATCGCAGCTCTCCCTTACAGTCAGGAGCGCTATCACCTGAGTCTGTTCGAGGACGCTACTCAGAAAACTGGCGTTCGTACCTATCAGGTGGGCGATCCGCCGCGACGGATCGACTGGAAAACAAGCGCACGTCTCGGTGATCTTCAGGTACGTGAATTGACCCCTACCATTGCCCGTGAAACCCTGATCGTGCTGGCTTTTGCCGAGGCTGAGTATCCGGGGCGGTTTGCCTACGACAATCGTGAACGGGCAGTTGTTGCCACAGCTTCCCTGGCTTCCACGCTTATCCAGCGGCGTCAGGCAGTTGGCTTGTGCAGCAACGGCTACGATCCGTTACACCGCAAAGCTGGCATCACGTTGTTGCCTGCGACCGGCATTGAACATCTGCGCGAACTATTGGTTCGCCTCGGTCGGCTCGAACCGGCGACAGACGTGCCACTGATCGAAGAGGTAATAACGGGCGAGCCTATCCTACGTCCCGGCGCAACCCTGGTTCTGATCACCGGTGCCCTGAGCACCCAAATCCTGACGACTCTGGTGACTATCCGTCAACGTGCAATGAAAGTGGTATTGGTCCTGACCGATCCGTTTCTGAGCGATCTTCTCCAGGCCCAACAGTATGGTATCGTCACGTTGCAAATAGATCGTACAGGTGCGATTATTCCTTGTGCGTGAAAAGTAATAAACGCTGTCGTTTATGCCGGTGCAGTACATAATGAGGAGACATTGCTATGCTGCGCATTGCTGAAGAAGTTACCACTGCGCTCGAAGAAGGGCGGGCAGTGGTTGCGCTGGAGAGCACATTAATTAGCCACGGCCTTCCCTACCCCCACAACCTGGCCGTAGCGGAGGGTCTGGAAGCCGAAGTGCGTGCTGCGGGTGCGGTACCGGCGACTATCGGTCTGATCGAAGGAGTGCCGGTCATTGGTCTGAATGGCAATGAGCTGGAACGGCTGGCGGTTGGTGGTGATCGGGTGCGCAAGTTGAGTCGGCGTGATATTGGTGCGGCAATTGTCGATCACGCCGATGGCGCCACAACAGTGGCGGCAACGATGGCGCTCGCGGCTGCGGCTGGGATTGAGGTCTTCGCTACCGGTGGGATTGGCGGCGTTCATCGTGGCGCAACCCATAGCTGGGATGTGAGTGCCGATCTGACCGAATTGGGTCGTACACCTGTGCTGGTTGTGTGTGCTGGTGCGAAGGCAATCCTCGACCTGCCGGCGACGCTCGAATACCTGGAGACTCAGGGCGTACCGGTGGTTGGCTACCAGACGGTAGAATTCCCGGCCTTTTACACACCCCATAGCGGCCTGACAGTAGCGGCTGTGGCGGCTGATGCGCTGGCAGCCGCCCGAATGTGGCGTATTCAGCGCCGTTACCACACATTTGCTGCTCCTGGCGGTATGCTGCTCTGCGTCCCCCCACCAGAACGCCATGCCCTGGAACGAGAGGCTGTCGAAGCCGCGATTGGTCGGGCATTGGCTCGTGCTGAGGCAGAAGGTGTGCGTGGGCCGGCAGTCACGCCGTTTCTCCTGGCAGCAATGGCCGAAGAGACCAGCGGCGAGAGTATCGAGACTAACATCGCTTTGCTGCGAAACAATACCCGTGTAGCCGCTGAAGTTGCGGTTCGGATCAGTGAATTGGGTTGAAACCTGGGTGAACAAACCGTGTGCAAAGTACTTGACAAATTGCGTTATTGCTTTTATACTAACTATCGCTGTTATCAGATGTAACAGCTTGCACCGTCACATCCTCGACGGTTGAAACCTCACACGTTACCCCGTTTCGTTACGTGCTGGGCGCCTCTGTAGGCATTCTCCGCGTGAGCGGAGGGATTTTTGTTGTGTCTTGTCATAGCTGCATAGTTAGGCAGGAGTGCCCGCCAATGCTCAAGCGTCGATTGTCAACCTGGGAAAAAGAAGAAGTATCACTGCACACGCACGAGCGTGATGAACGTTTCGGGCACGAAGAAGAGATTCTCTCTCCCGATCTGAGCGATATCGAGCAGGTAGAGCCAACCCTTGACGCTGTTCAGCATTACCTGCAAGAGATTGGCCGCGTCTCTCTTCTGACCGCTGCTGAAGAGATCGAGTTGGCCGAGCGTATTGAACGCGGTAATGAGGCTGAAGCCCAGCTTGCTACAGCGACCGACCTGACGCCGCGAGAACGCTACGAACTCCTTCAGGCAGTTCAGCAGGGTGAAGAGGCACGCCGCCATCTCATCCAGGCCAATTTGCGCCTGGTCGTGAGCATTGCCAAGAAGTATGTCGGGCGCGGTCTTGCGCTGCTTGACCTGATCCAGGAAGGTAATATCGGTCTGATGCGTGCGGTGGAGAAGTTCGATTACCATAAGGGTAATCGCTTCAGCACATACGCAACCTGGTGGATTCGCCAGGCGGTGACGCGGGCGATTGCCGAACAGGGGCGGACAATCCGGTTGCCGGTGCATATGAGCGAGTCGGTTGGGCAGGTGAAGCGAATCGCCGAACGTCTGGCGCAATCGCTCGAACGTCAGCCGACGGCGGAAGAGATTGCAATGGCGCTTGGCCAGCCGGTTGAGCGTATTCAGCGCATTCTCGAAGCGGCGCGTCGTCCGGTTTCGCTGGAAACACCGGTCGGCGATGAAGGTGAGCACACACTTGGCGATTTTCTGACCGATGAAGAACTGCCGACACCGGGAGAAATGGCGGCTCAAAAGCTGCTGCGCCGCGATCTGTGTGCTGCCCTTGACCGCCTCAATGATCGGGAACGCCGGATCATCGATTTGCGCTACGGTCTGGTTGATGGCCGGCGTCGGACGCTCGAAGAGGTAGGGCGTGTGCTCGGTATGACGCGCGAACGGGCACGGCAGATTGAAGCCGAGGCTCTGCGGCGCTTGCGTAGTCCTGAAGTCGGGCAGCATCTCCGCGATTATCTGGAGTAGTTGCACAAGACTCTGTTCGCCAACCTGTCTGGCCGTAGCCACACAACGATACCTGACGTGCGTTTGGGATGGGATTTCCCCGGTATTGCCCAAACGCACGTTTTACTATCGCTGACACCGTCCGTGCCCGCCAGACGGCCCGTATCGTGGTGAGAGGATCACCCTGCCACTGAGCCTGATCACAGCAGTGTAGGACTGGTCTTGCCGCAGCGCACGCGGCAGAATCACGTTTTAGAGAGGATACGGTTGCCAGATAGGGTTGTCCGTGGCGTGTAGTAGTGATGCACGGTATCACTGCTTATCACCGGATATTCGGTGAACTATGATCCGTGGTTGTCACCTGCCGGATACCGATGAGCGAGTTCTGTAGGGGCGGGTTCTTAACCTGCCCCTACGCGAGCGTTGATATAACCTGGTCGTATTACCTCATCGTGGTGATGATTTCTGGTGTTCACAACTTGACGAAATTCCTCTTCAGTGATAGACTTGGGAGCTGTGCCGGGGTAGCTCAGCGGTAGAGCAAACGGCTCATAATCGTTAGGTCGCGGGTTCGAATCCCGCCTCCGGCACCAGTCGCCGGTGAGCAACGCTCACCGGCGTTTCCGTTCATCGTGCAATACCACCATGCTTGATCTATTGCGCCAGTTTTTACGTGCTGAGGGCGTCGAGCAGGCTTCTGCTCGCCTGCTGGTTGCTGTCTCTGGCGGCAGCGACTCACTTGCCCTGCTGCACATGCTCTGCACATTGCACCGTGCTGGTGGCCCGACCCCAATTGTAGCGCATCTCGATCACGGCCTGCGAGGTGCTGAATCTGCGGCAGATGCCGACTTCGTCGCTGCTACTGCGACGGCCTGGGGGGTACGGGCAATTGTCGGACGTGCCCACTTGCCACCAGGAACAACACCTGCCGAGGCGCGAACTGCACGCTACACCTTTCTTGCCACAACCGCCCTCGCCGAACACGTCGATGCTGTGCTCGTTGCTCATCAGGCTGATGATCAGGCGGAAACGGTCTTGATGCACTTACTCCGTGGCGCCGGGCCGGCTGGCTTGCGCGGTATGCGGGCGCGGGTTGAGTGGTCGGAATGGGCAGCAGCCCTGATTGAGAGCGGACAGGCTCCGCCCCACGGCCCACCATTGTTGCGACCACTGCTAACGGTCAGTCGGTCTGAACTGGCGGCGTACTGCGCTGCTCATCAGTTAACCCCACGCGACGATCCAACAAACCGCAATCTCCATTACGTGCGGGCACGTATCAGGCATGTGCTCTTGCCTCAGCTTGCAAGCGAGAATCCTCAGATCACTGCTGCCCTTACTCGTACTGCCCGTATCTGTGCTGAAGATTACGATTTTATTCAGACCATGCTGGCAGATCAGTGGCCGAACCTCATCGTTGAGCAGCAGTCTGACAAAGTGGTATTTGAGCGTGCTGCCCTGATGAGTATCCATCCAGCCCTACGCCGCTATGCGTTGCGGCGTGCGATTGCTGAACTCGGTGCAGAGGAACCGGGGTTAGCCCATCTCGATGCCGCACTGCATCTCATCGGAGGGCAGTCTGGTCGCTCGACGCAGATCGCTCCCCAGGTTACACTGGTGTGCGATCAGCAGACAGTGACATTGCACTTGCCATCGGCATTACCGCCACCTGCCCCGCAGTTGACAACACCTGTGACATTACCGGATCGGGGGATCGTGCCACTGGCGAATGACTGGCAGTGTATCGTGCAGGATCATCCCCCGGCGCATCCTGACCGCTGGTGGTTAGGACTGGCTCAGCGTCCGTCTGCTCCTTTGCAGTTACGA
This genomic window from Chloroflexus aurantiacus J-10-fl contains:
- a CDS encoding propionyl-CoA carboxylase; the encoded protein is MSIIHSHIQPNSPDFQANFAYHQSLAADLRERLAQIRQGGGAEQRRRHEERGKLFVRDRIDTLIDPDSSFLEIGALAAYNVYDEEVPAAGIVCGIGRVAGRPVMIIANDATVKGGTYFPLTVKKHLRAQEIARENRLPCIYLVDSGGAYLPLQSEVFPDRDHFGRIFYNQAQMSAEGIPQIACVMGSCTAGGAYVPAMSDEVVIVKGNGTIFLGGPPLVKAATGEEVTAEELGGADVHTRISGVADYFANDDREALAIVRDIVAHLGPRQRANWELRDPEPPRYDPREIYGILPRDFRQSYDVREVIARIVDGSRLHEFKTRYGTTLVCGFAHIEGFPVGILANNGILFSESALKGAHFIELCCARNIPLVFLQNITGFMVGKQYENGGIAKDGAKLVTAVSCANVPKFTVIIGGSFGAGNYGMCGRAYQPRQLWMWPNARISVMGGTQAANVLLTIRRDNLRARGQDMTPEEQERFMAPILAKYEQEGHPYYASARLWDDGVIDPVETRRVLALGLAAAAEAPVQPTRFGVFRM
- a CDS encoding DUF58 domain-containing protein, with the translated sequence MTPLRIVTGIAVIWLIFDPQPVVGFVAYTLIGLQVIGWFWPRIARNQITWQRCAPLALAPDEVAEVEIHVTYRGWLPLPYLVVREDIPVMLGNVPRREWVLSLWPGQRHTLRYPIQCRQRGLYWLGPLSLRIGSVFEQNEIQLTEQQPTPITVTPAVVSLRLLHLIAALPYSQERYHLSLFEDATQKTGVRTYQVGDPPRRIDWKTSARLGDLQVRELTPTIARETLIVLAFAEAEYPGRFAYDNRERAVVATASLASTLIQRRQAVGLCSNGYDPLHRKAGITLLPATGIEHLRELLVRLGRLEPATDVPLIEEVITGEPILRPGATLVLITGALSTQILTTLVTIRQRAMKVVLVLTDPFLSDLLQAQQYGIVTLQIDRTGAIIPCA
- a CDS encoding pseudouridine-5'-phosphate glycosidase, producing the protein MLRIAEEVTTALEEGRAVVALESTLISHGLPYPHNLAVAEGLEAEVRAAGAVPATIGLIEGVPVIGLNGNELERLAVGGDRVRKLSRRDIGAAIVDHADGATTVAATMALAAAAGIEVFATGGIGGVHRGATHSWDVSADLTELGRTPVLVVCAGAKAILDLPATLEYLETQGVPVVGYQTVEFPAFYTPHSGLTVAAVAADALAAARMWRIQRRYHTFAAPGGMLLCVPPPERHALEREAVEAAIGRALARAEAEGVRGPAVTPFLLAAMAEETSGESIETNIALLRNNTRVAAEVAVRISELG
- a CDS encoding sigma-70 family RNA polymerase sigma factor, whose translation is MLKRRLSTWEKEEVSLHTHERDERFGHEEEILSPDLSDIEQVEPTLDAVQHYLQEIGRVSLLTAAEEIELAERIERGNEAEAQLATATDLTPRERYELLQAVQQGEEARRHLIQANLRLVVSIAKKYVGRGLALLDLIQEGNIGLMRAVEKFDYHKGNRFSTYATWWIRQAVTRAIAEQGRTIRLPVHMSESVGQVKRIAERLAQSLERQPTAEEIAMALGQPVERIQRILEAARRPVSLETPVGDEGEHTLGDFLTDEELPTPGEMAAQKLLRRDLCAALDRLNDRERRIIDLRYGLVDGRRRTLEEVGRVLGMTRERARQIEAEALRRLRSPEVGQHLRDYLE
- the tilS gene encoding tRNA lysidine(34) synthetase TilS; this translates as MLDLLRQFLRAEGVEQASARLLVAVSGGSDSLALLHMLCTLHRAGGPTPIVAHLDHGLRGAESAADADFVAATATAWGVRAIVGRAHLPPGTTPAEARTARYTFLATTALAEHVDAVLVAHQADDQAETVLMHLLRGAGPAGLRGMRARVEWSEWAAALIESGQAPPHGPPLLRPLLTVSRSELAAYCAAHQLTPRDDPTNRNLHYVRARIRHVLLPQLASENPQITAALTRTARICAEDYDFIQTMLADQWPNLIVEQQSDKVVFERAALMSIHPALRRYALRRAIAELGAEEPGLAHLDAALHLIGGQSGRSTQIAPQVTLVCDQQTVTLHLPSALPPPAPQLTTPVTLPDRGIVPLANDWQCIVQDHPPAHPDRWWLGLAQRPSAPLQLRPRRPGDRMRPAGAPGRRRLQDVFVDLRVPRMLRAAWPILTTVDDQILWVVGLRVAAGVAASEPNQATMWIGIVHSATTRQE